The stretch of DNA CCCAAGCCTGTTTTCCATTGAGAGCAAAAATTTGTTGTGCTGTTTGTTCACCTTCATATTGGATGCTCCAATTCTTTCCGTTGTTATCAGACCTCGCTATCCATCCATCTCCCCCGATCCAGCCAGAATCTGCATCAATCATCCGAACGGAAGTGATCTTCTCCATCGATACGTTTTTATCCGGAGCGTCTGATGAACCGCTTGACGATTGGTCATCAGAGGCGCCTCTGGAAGAATCAGCTGTACCAGATGATTGATCATCCGAGCCTTTATCACTTGAATTGGATGTACCAGTCGATTGATCAGTGTCATTCTTTGAATCCGAATCAGTCACGCTTGTTTTTCCATCGTCCTTATTAGTCCCGCTGCTATCCTGATTTGCTACGGTTCCTTGTTCTGAATCATCGCCTGACGAAACGGGTTTACCAGCGTGGTGGCTGCATCCGGCTGCGAAAATTAATATTATTGAAAGGAATAGGAACAACCACCCTTTTTTTATGGCTTTCATGAAAATTCATCCCCTTTTAAAACTTTTTCAATTATTAGACGTAAAAGATTGAATTTTTATTACACTTTTTCCGCCCATATTTTACTATTTCCTTTAGATTGTTTTTAAAACTGAACATGACAATTATAAAAAGTTAAAGAATGTTGAAATTCATCGGAGGATACCCGCTTTCAGATGTGGCGGAAAAAAAGCCTAAATAAAAAGCATCGAGAAGTGGGCAACTCGATGCCTTTTTTCAGATCAAAAGCTAAAAAACAATTCAATTAATTACCCCGTTCAAGTGCGCTTTTGGCCAACAGCATGATGGTCATGTCATCCATCGGTGGGTTGTGGATCCCTGCCCGGACATCCCTGTAAAAACGCTGAAGCGGATTTTTTAATGATAAACTTTTCGCTCCGACTACGCGCATTGCCAGATCTACGACTACAATTGCAGCATTTGTTACAGCCAGCTTGACTGCCCCTAATTCAGGAAGCATATCTGCCTGGTCAGCTTTACTGGCTTCATCCCACTGTTTGGCAACAGAATATAGAAAACTCCTGGCTCTCATCATCTCCAGTTCCATCTCCCCGATTTTCTCTTGGACATTCGGAAGCTCGCTGATGGTCCCTTTGATGCTGTTCGGAGAATATTCCTTTGAAAATTGTATCGCATAGGTTTGGGCCGCTTGTGCTATGCCCAGATAGCATGCCGGAATATGCAGCAGCCAGCCTTCTGCCCCCTTCTTGCCTTTCGAACGGACATCTACAAAATGTTGATGTGGGACGTGGACATTTTCCACAAACAAATCATGGCTACCCGTACCCTTCAATGCGATGCTGTCCCAAGTCTCTTCTATCCTTACGCCTGACGATGCAGCTGGAACGAGGAAATTACCTACTTCCCCAGTTTCTTCTATCGTTGCACTAACCAGGATATAATCCAATGCCGGTGCCAGACTTGTAAATGTTTTATGCCCGTTCACCAACCAGCCATCATCGGTTTTCACTGCCGTAGTTTCAGGCTTTCCCCCCCTTGTGGGACTGCCTGTTTTCGGCTCTGTCGCTGCGGCGTTGATCAACTTCCCATTTAGAGCTTCGGAAAAAATGAATTCAAGCATATCATCTTCCCATTTTCCCTTTTCCCCTAAATTTTTGATGATCCCCATATGCCAGCCGATGGCCAGCGCTGTAGAACCATCCCCTTCGGCTATCCGTTCTTGCAGCCTGATCATCTCGTATAGGGAAATGTCCTTCCCCCCGAATTGTTTCGGCACTGTCAAGGCAGTATAACCCGATTCCTTTAATTCCTTTATATTTTCGAACGGGAATCCGTTGTTTTCATCGATTTCGGCTGCCCTTTCGAAAAATCCATCTTTTAACTTTTCCATCATTTTCAGTCGTTCATTCATCGTTTCGGCTTGTAGAAAATCCATATGGAAGAACCTCCAAAATTTGATGTCTACCATTTATTATTCCCGAATCGTGCATGGTCTTCAAACAATTTGATTTCCTAAGGTTTTTTCACCATGACTTCTTTTGAGACGTCCATACCGATTTTACTTTCTAGATTATCTATTTCAAAATGGAGTTCCTTTGCATCCCGAAGATTATTCTTTACAAACATCAACCCTAAAACGCCCTGGTCGTTTCTCATCGTTCCCGTAAATGTGATGTTTTCGTTATTCTCATCCAAAATAGTGGTTTCTGTCGGAAATTCCCTTCCGCTATTCCCCAAATCTTTCGGATTGAAATATTCCACATCCAGATGCGGCTGCCTCTCGTCAATCTTAGGGTCATCTACAAATGAGAAATTATAGATGATATTATCATTTTGAACCTCTATAGAATCAAGATTGACGGAAGTATTATTTACTTCCCCGAGTTTTCGATCCCGGACTTCTGAATAAATACCATTCGCATCCAGCTTTTCCTTCTCTATATTCTTTACAGAAAAATCAAGCTTGTCATCACCAAAGAATTTGATCCCGCTCACTTCGAATGTAATCGATTTGGGAATGGCATTGAAAGATTGGAAATCAAGCTCATATTCATCCTCAGCACCGTTTCCCGGGAAGAGGAAGGCATTTTCCATCGACTTTTCTTCACCACCATCTGTTGTCATTTTCATATCGATTGCGGTTACCCCTTTCACATGGAAAGACGGGTCGATTTTCAAGTCAAGTGTGGTGGTCCCCACGTTTGTTTCGATTTTCTCCAGTACGATGTTCACACCATTATCATGCATTTCCTCATTTATAGGAATCTTCTTTATTGCTTTGTTTTTATACTGATATCTAAAATGCATTCTCACTCCCCTAAGTGATTTTTTCTTTCCATCAATTTCAAAATCAAAATCTGCTGGAATATCTGCATCCATATTCTCTTCTGGATTTCTTTTGTAATTCAATAAAGGAGGGATGCTGATGACTTGATATAATTTATGATCAAAATATATGTCCTGTCCGGTATGCAACTGTTGATCCTGATCATATAGACTATCCATATACCCATTTTCATGGCCTATAGAAAGACCGGTCAACTTCGGTAATTTTTTCTTTGAACTTTTAAGCAATCCGATATTTTCATCGACATCGATGCTGTACAATATGTTTACTTTATCCTCATTTGCCCACATTTTTTCTATGTGCATTTTTTTATCCGTATCCGGCAGGAGGATTTCCTCCGGGACGGAGAAAACCTTTCCATTTTCCTCTGCCTTTTTAAGACCTGGATATTGTTTATACAATGCTGTACGTAATTCGTCCGCAGTTCCTGCACTTTGAACATTTGCATTCATATGATGATCGCCAAGCAGCGCATTTGCAATGAATATCCCCGCGATGATGCTGGCAATGATGATCCCCTTCTTCAATCATTTCTCCCCGCTTTCTGTCGATAGATCCAAATGGAACTCTTTATCTAATTGGATGCTGTATTGGAATTTTTTCACTTCAAAGTGAAGGTCATTGGAATGTTGAATAAATTCCTTGTTTAATTTCAATCCGTATTCATTTGTACCTTCATTTGCAAAATCTTCGAATTGCACTTCCTCGCCCTTTTCATTCTTACCTGAAATTTGTGCAGGCTCTGATTTAAGCTGTTTTGATTTATACCAATTTACCGGAAACATATCGGTCGGATCAAGTTTCGGCTTGCGCCTGTCTATTACGCCTACATCCTCATACTTAAATGTGAACAGCATCATGCTTGAATCGAAAACTGCTTTTTCCAAGTAAATATTCGTCTGCTTGGCAGTCAATAGCAGCTTATGATAGGTTTTCCCATGCTTCTCATGCTGTAAATCCTGAATATTTTTCAGGTCGAATTCCAACTTGTCATTCCCAAGAAACCCAGCTCCTTTAATGATGAAATCAAGAGATGATGGCATCTCGTTAAATGGCATGGAATGTATGACATATTCATTGGAATCAGCACCAACAGGTATCGGCCTATTCGACATCGGCCAAAAGCTTTGATCAGAAAGCAGGAACATGTCCAGTTCTTTAAGCAATACATCATTTGCTGGAACATCCAATCTAACATATAAGGCATTCTCTGAATCACTCGTCACCAGTCGTTCGATTTGAAGAGTGTGGTCCCTGATCACAACAGATTTATCGATTTTCCATTCTTTTAAAGAAGGATCACGATAATCGTATCGGATTGGAATTTTCGCATCATTGATCGAGATTGTTTTTCCATCCATTTGCATCGTGATGTCGACAGGCAGCTCGATGTTGATATGCTGGATAGGATCTTGATTCATCATTTTGACCGAGCCAAAATTGACAGAATAATAGATTCGGTGGTTATAATAGATTCCATTTTGCACAGACTTCTCATTATTGTCTTTGAAAGCTTTGAGAAAGGTATCATCATTGAAAATTTTCATTGCGGTGATTTTCGGGACCCCTTCGCCAGGGTCTTTCAGCATGTCCGCTTTTTCATCTGTATCGACGCTGTAGAGAAAACGAAGATCGTCGCCGTCGAGCCACATCTTTTCAATATGTATGTATTTGTCCGTATTCGGAATGTTAATATCTTTATGTATTACCTTTGATTCTCCTTTTTTCTCCGCCTTCTTCAGTCCAGGAGATATTTGGTACTGTAAATGTTCAAAGTCTTCCTTGCTTGAAACATGGTTCAGACTGGCGCTGGTTTGATCGTCCCTTCCAAGCAGGGCATTTCCTGCGAAGACCGTGACAATCAATCCCCCGATGATTAGCGATTTCTTTAAAGAAAATTTCCCCATTTCCTACTCCCTTTTTCTAAATAATATAAATAGTTATTTTTAGATAGTTTAGCATTAATTGGCAAATATGAAAAACACCGATTGCTAATCGGTGTTTTAAGGATTGAAAAAGAATATATAAATAGATAAGAAAAAATTAAGCAATCCCAATAGTACAATGGTGAAAGATGCAAACTTTTTCCCTGTACGATTAACCACGCGCGCGTATAGGAAGCAATAATAACTAATATAAACAGCTAAAAGCATTAGCACCCATCTCATTGCATCAATCCTTTATTTTTTCTAATTTTTCCGGCCTCAACTGTTTTCCGAAACTGTCCAGCTTAACATGGTACTTTACCTTTATATTTGCGTTGGGGTATGATTTCATCCAATTATATTTTACATAGTCATCAATCGTTACAAATTCTTTTCTGGCAGTGACTGACCAATAAAACGGTTCTGCTTTGTATTCATTTTGGGTCTTTTCAATCAATTTTTCTGATTGTTGTTCTAAATTTTTCTCCAACGACTTTTTTAACACCTTCTGTTTTTGAAGATTTTCTACATAATTCACCATACTCGGAATATACACGATGCCGATGTCCATCCACTCCTCTACCAATATCCGCGGTGCAGTCCCATCGATATTGGCTTTTACTACCGTTTGAATATTCTTTGCCCTGCCAGTGATTCTGAAATGATCGTCCAATGGATCTGGGAATGTAAAAAAGATTTTCCTTGGCTTTTTGTCATCGCGGAGAACAGCGGTCAATCTTGTCTCTTCCCCGGTTAATGCACCAATCATTTTGCCGTTCTTAAACACTGCTGAGCCAATGATTTGCACCTGTGTACCACCTTGCTTATTGATTTGTCCTGGATAGAAATCATCTTCATTGGGATCTTCCTTTGGAGCTTCTTGTTTCGCTGTCGTATAGATGGCCAAAGATAAGCCGGCATCTGCCTGAGTATCATGTATAAAAGTGTGAAGGGTAGACCTTGGGGACATTGCATTCGTCTCCCACCTTCTTGACATATAATCATAGAACTTATGGGGGCTCGACTCAAACGCAGACGCATTATTCCTTAAGTAATCCGAAGCTTTCTCTTTTGAAACTATCAGGTACATATCCCTCCGTATTTGCCGGTCCCTCATCAAGGAGGAAATGATCTCGAAGAAATGCCTGGACCTGGCGAGTTCCTCGCTGACGACAATTGCCTT from Falsibacillus albus encodes:
- a CDS encoding acyl-CoA dehydrogenase family protein, which produces MDFLQAETMNERLKMMEKLKDGFFERAAEIDENNGFPFENIKELKESGYTALTVPKQFGGKDISLYEMIRLQERIAEGDGSTALAIGWHMGIIKNLGEKGKWEDDMLEFIFSEALNGKLINAAATEPKTGSPTRGGKPETTAVKTDDGWLVNGHKTFTSLAPALDYILVSATIEETGEVGNFLVPAASSGVRIEETWDSIALKGTGSHDLFVENVHVPHQHFVDVRSKGKKGAEGWLLHIPACYLGIAQAAQTYAIQFSKEYSPNSIKGTISELPNVQEKIGEMELEMMRARSFLYSVAKQWDEASKADQADMLPELGAVKLAVTNAAIVVVDLAMRVVGAKSLSLKNPLQRFYRDVRAGIHNPPMDDMTIMLLAKSALERGN
- a CDS encoding Ger(x)C family spore germination protein, which encodes MEKGRCSKVTSKIALLLGLIISSWVLSGCADRLEIEEEGFVIVIGLDAPSVGKRGFDVTYQIANPVAGPKSDDIKEEKTITLTAPDAISGRDLVNASETRNINFYHTKAIVVSEELARSRHFFEIISSLMRDRQIRRDMYLIVSKEKASDYLRNNASAFESSPHKFYDYMSRRWETNAMSPRSTLHTFIHDTQADAGLSLAIYTTAKQEAPKEDPNEDDFYPGQINKQGGTQVQIIGSAVFKNGKMIGALTGEETRLTAVLRDDKKPRKIFFTFPDPLDDHFRITGRAKNIQTVVKANIDGTAPRILVEEWMDIGIVYIPSMVNYVENLQKQKVLKKSLEKNLEQQSEKLIEKTQNEYKAEPFYWSVTARKEFVTIDDYVKYNWMKSYPNANIKVKYHVKLDSFGKQLRPEKLEKIKD